In Amyelois transitella isolate CPQ chromosome 27, ilAmyTran1.1, whole genome shotgun sequence, a single genomic region encodes these proteins:
- the LOC132903506 gene encoding uncharacterized protein LOC132903506, which produces MNKFNHFVFIFIVVQCYAAVNIEKFTEDSAFNDSERTASNKSLTIADWRIYDESEEEDKSLSDFDYEDNTNEYDFSGEDQNDSPEIEKIERTSETKAKRPAILTDSKTKTVDDEQKSEEDKETHHNNVEEIPELLLPRRRTMNPRPDVKIPKTVPSVADSDYPLATPHPFPMFRPNFGQFPNQLYKTPLPNYPTRFPIYEYLNPLREPPKPTFNFMGSPAYSYMSQDTTNNYPYMGQKSFASITFKPFLRSYMQYQF; this is translated from the exons atgaataaatttaatcattttgtttttattttcatagtagTACAATGTTATGCTGCA gtaaatatCGAAAAATTTACCGAAGATTCCGCGTTCAATGACAGTGAACGAACGGCAAGTAATAAATCATTGACTATTGCCGACTGGAGAATATACGATGAATCTGAAGAGGAAGACAAATCTTTATCAGATTTTGACTATGAGGACAACACTAATGAGTATGACTTCTCTGGTGAAGATCAAAACGACAGTCCTGAAATAGAGAAGATTGAAAGAACATCAGAAACAAAAGCTAAACGACCAGCTATCTTAACTGATTCCAAAACGAAGACAGTAGATGATGAACAGAAATCGGAAGAAGATAAAGAAACTCATCATAATAATGTGGAAGAGATTCCAGAATTATTGTTACCAAGAAGGAGAACAATGAACCCACGTCCAGATGTCAAAATTCCAAAAACTGTACCTTCAGTTGCCGACTCTGATTATCCTCTAGCGACACCACATCCATTTCCGATGTTCAGACCCAATTTCG GCCAGTTCCCGAATCAACTATACAAGACGCCATTGCCTAACTATCCGACAAGATTTCcgatatacgagtatttgaaTCCACTTCGTGAGCCGCCAAAGCCTACCTTCAATTTTATGGGCAGCCCCGCATACAGTTACATGAGTCAGGATACGACAAATAACTATCCCTATATGGGACAAAAGAGTTTCGCGTCCATAACTTTTAAACCATTCTTACGATCATACATGCAATATCAGTTTTAA
- the LOC106142003 gene encoding zinc finger matrin-type protein 5 has translation MGKRYYCNYCDKNMVATPAIVKTHNKGIVHQKLVQEHYQKFKDPETILAEEQKKKPCLRFARGECQFGGICRYSHYTQEQINQLREYVLTKNRSNLDNHSPSFQDLYNKLLDGRNAPNVKNENTVLYDSNGLTHVLPWTYNDSFDAMEGLPPSIKKFKLEDFANTKITEWG, from the exons atgggaaagagatattACTGTAAttattgtgataaaaatatggtAGCGACACCTGCCATAGTAAAAACACATAACAAAGGTATCGTGCATCAGAAACTGGTTCAAGAACATTATCAGAAATTTAAAG ACCCGGAAACAATACTAGCTGAAGAACAGAAGAAGAAACCGTGTCTCCGTTTTGCCCGAGGAGAATGTCAGTTTGGAGGCATATGCAGATATTCTCACTATACGCAAGAGCAGATCAATCAATTAAGAGAATATG tGTTAACAAAGAACAGATCAAATTTAGACAACCACTCTCCATCATTTCAAGATCTCTACAACAAACTGCTTGACGGAAGGAACGCACCGAATGTCAAAAATGAGAACACTGTTTTGTATGACAGCAATGGCTTAACCCATGTTCTACCTTGGACATATAATGATAGTTTTGATGCTATGGAAGGCCTGCCGCCAAGTATCAAGAAATTTAAACTGGAGGATTTTGCCAATACGAAGATAACTGAGTGGGGGTAA
- the LOC106140383 gene encoding uncharacterized protein LOC106140383: MFGRPRCREWTPLATQQLRLRSLVQIVGYNIRPPEWCHTQCSFYLTLHHTTMSAPFYTSERISSPHPKWKEIDSELTQRMSSTNVVIRIWCHTPHVSQEDGEKCHDTVIQTWGVYFTGLRYIGANLALNFTSDCFKSNTLVFQMHGGYFCSYKSLKLDIIPPENELEHGSLSSSSSGKTNLSKITLEPKFIQYNKVREARSISPSKYSRRIDKEYSKSNSPVERGLKQNFATLKSSTSLNIAQKKEDKNDPNYIYEHSPDSLDVKELPTGTLNCFGFSKTSSNEDLADNNIDMSETAENYDLRNESEVPKYRYISLSFLKSEIRPSYNASKLQKLHLLQYSIKKKQEAVQEIKERIYTKSALANETPRNEEIDFKSRAKSKSHKSLFSTEDGDSDKNKTASQSDLSMKNGKIKGDRPIVSNGPRLTLKLNDLLSFKSKPSPFERSEYVRLTKQIEILRFKRIILADERDSKLVNIRRLKERHGKLLEENQDVGVELMENYHSLSRSTETVKEAKTSCAAMRELAARSYAALLTRRQELLSQLHQIFYIEQKEPSIWTICDVRLPVCGDESPRTSNVSDSVSAGLAAQATVLAAAVLNQPLRYKITLLGSATKILDITPDLPDPNIPLYARGGDTTLFHYAMFLLNKCIAQLLWGRGIPISDMRPTLANLQKLLTAPCNVADTQKLFGTYKWLEDNQCPRTQSLRSLVAQERGKFRQFNRFKESVDGHSPHSALNLKKHRHSRSVGSYRDDQELSALDASTTSIMGSESNIYDMKLSQASTSDLQLKTHNSDSEIQRILDEQKVIFTLGEDTLVNLNSQTLVRISTNNEDVCLGENVKRICSEIESFCTTADVDTQNVHEGFDVAKHMEAVNEGISNLRDKTDMDNCDTCPVKDVCELECAKTVEDVIVIPSAEARIDTEQESVVEETAGGIQKL, encoded by the exons atgtttgggAGACCCCGATGTCGAGAGTGGACGCCCCTGGCGACTCAGCAACTTCGTCTGAGAAGCCTTGTACAG ATTGTGGGCTACAATATACGACCCCCAGAATGGTGTCACACTCAGTGCAGCTTCTACCTGACTCTGCACCACACCACCATGTCGGCTCCGTTCTACACTAGTGAAAGAATATCTTCTCCTCACCCAAAATGGAAAGAAATTGATTCAG AATTAACCCAACGCATGTCATCAACGAACGTTGTCATCAGGATATGGTGTCACACGCCACACGTCTCTCAGGAGGACGGTGAGAAATGTCACGACACGGTCATACAAACGTGGGGCGTGTATTTCACGGGGCTGCGGTACATAGGGGCCAACCTAGCTTTAAATTTCACCTCAGACTGTTTCAAAAGTAATACACTTGTATTCCAAATGCACGGAGGCTACTTTTGTTCCTACAAGAGTTTGAAATTAGATATAATCCCGCCGGAGAACGAATTAGAACACGGATCTCTGTCGTCCAGCTCTTCGGGGAAAACGAATCTTTCGAAGATAACACTAGAACCTAAATTTATACAGTATAACAAAGTTAGAGAAGCGAGATCGATATCGCCTAGTAAGTACTCTAGAAGAATCGATAAAGAGTATTCGAAAAGCAATAGTCCAGTAGAAAGAGgtttgaaacaaaatttcgCTACTCTTAAATCTTCAACTAGTCTAAACATAGCtcagaagaaagaagataaGAATGATCCAAATTACATATACGAGCATTCGCCTGATAGTTTAGATGTCAAAGAATTGCCTACGGGTACTCTGAATTGCTTCGGTTTTTCCAAGACATCGTCGAATGAGGATTTAGCCGATAACAATATAGATATGAGCGAGACAGctgaaaattatgatttaaggAACGAATCGGAAGTACCtaagtataggtatatatcgtTGAGTTTTTTGAAATCAGAAATAAGGCCCAGTTATAATGCTAGTAAGTTGCAGAAGCTACATTTGTTACAATATTCGATTAAGAAAAAACAGGAGGCGGTGCAAGAAATTAAAGAGAGGATTTATACAAAATCTGCTTTAGCCAATGAAACGCCAAGAAATGAAGAGATTGATTTCAAATCGAGGGCGAAAAGTAAATCGCATAAGAGTTTGTTCTCTACGGAAGATGGTGATAGTGATAAGAATAAAACGGCGTCACAAAGTGATTTGAGTATGAAGAACGGTAAAATTAAGGGGGATAGGCCTATCGTCTCTAATGGACCTCGGCTTACGTTGAAACTGAATGATCTCCTGTCTTTTAAG tcaaAACCATCCCCGTTTGAAAGGTCCGAATACGTTAgacttacaaaacaaatagaaatacTACGCTTCAAGCGTATAATACTAGCGGACGAGAGAGACAGCAAGCTGGTTAATATAAGGAGACTGAAAGAGAGGCACGGTAAACTGTTGGAAGAGAATCAGGATGTTG GCGTAGAACTAATGGAAAACTACCACAGCCTATCACGCAGTACTGAGACTGTAAAAGAAGCGAAGACCTCGTGCGCGGCGATGCGGGAATTAGCTGCTAGATCCTACGCCGCGTTACTAACCCGTAGGCAGGAGTTATTGAGTCAATTGCAccagatattttatattgaacaG AAAGAGCCGTCAATATGGACGATATGCGACGTTCGCCTGCCAGTTTGCGGTGACGAATCCCCGCGAACTTCCAACGTCAGCGATTCCGTATCAGCCGGCTTAGCAGCTCAGGCCACAGTTCTAGCGGCGGCTGTGTTGAATCAGCCTTTGAGATATAAAATCACTTTGTTAGGATCCGCCACCAAGATATTGGACATCACCCCGGATTTGCCTGACCCCAA CATCCCGCTATATGCAAGAGGAGGGGATACTACGTTATTCCATTACGCAATGTTTCTTCTCAACAAATGTATAGCTCAGTTGTTGTGGGGCCGGGGAATACCCATATCCGACATGAGACCGACACTTGCCAATCTGCAGAAGCTGTTGACCGCACCTTGTAATGT GGCGGACACACAAAAGTTGTTTGGCACGTACAAATGGCTTGAAGACAACCAATGCCCTAGGACGCAATCGTTGAGGAGTTTGGTTGCGCAAGAAAGAGGGAAATTTAGACAGTTCAACAGATTTAAG GAATCAGTGGATGGACACTCGCCCCACTCCGCTTTGAACTTGAAGAAGCACCGCCATTCCAGAAGCGTCGGTAGTTATAGAGACGATCAG GAGCTGTCAGCCTTAGACGCCTCTACAACGTCAATAATGGGCAGCGAATCAAACATATACGACATGAAACTCTCCCAAGCCAGCACTTCGGACTTACAGCTTAAAACTCATAACTCTGACTCAGAAATACAAAGAATACTTGACGAACAAAAAGTCATATTCACTTTAGGAGAAGACACATTAGTCAATTTGAATTCACAAACTTTAGTACGAATTTCTACTAATAATGAAGATGTGTGTTTAGGAGAGAACGTCAAAAGAATTTGCTCTGAAATCGAAAGTTTTTGTACTACAGCTGATGTTGATACGCAAAATGTACACGAAGGTTTCGATGTAGCTAAACATATGGAAGCTGTTAATGAAGGTATATCTAATTTAAGGGATAAGACTGATATGGATAACTGCGATACGTGTCCGGTAAAGGATGTGTGTGAGTTGGAATGTGCCAAAACTGTGGAAGACGTTATTGTTATACCTAGTGCTGAGGCGAGGATTGATACGGAACAAGAAAGTGTGGTAGAAGAAACCGCTGGTGGTAttcaaaaattgtaa